The Castor canadensis chromosome 8, mCasCan1.hap1v2, whole genome shotgun sequence genome contains a region encoding:
- the Mdc1 gene encoding mediator of DNA damage checkpoint protein 1 isoform X5 yields the protein MEDTQIIDWDIEEEETEQSSESLGDSLEPVGQLRIFSGTHGPEKDFPLYLGKNVIGRSPECTVALPFPSISKQHAVIEILAWNKAPILQDCGSLNGTQILRPPKVLSPGVSHRLRDKELILFADFPCQYHRLDIPLSFVSRGPLTVEETPRVQGGTQPSRLMLAEDSEEEVDFLSERNVVKESRTTSSPLPTVVPESDEEGPSLAPGDSGPSFSGNLESDTDEEKDEQPAVGEASSATRKGTAVKAEKPEADRVIINIRLVKARSSVQRPKDSRVKRDAGDGVGPVGVILERRSQPPEEDSDTDMDEECRPPGRPAVVCLERAHSSSFMGSDTDVEEETIPVTPAIVPMKKKQIFHGVGTRGTESPGLAYLQMSLAGNDTDVKEGEAPLTVPLEGSQTSMVINSDTDDEEEVSAALTLARLKESGAVLWNRDTYVEEGRAQPVALLEQSQTASGRDSDTDMEEEWLPREKRETVPSSHTDENGTIVTAQSEKVQPPLGNSDSEEADVSSPGIHLERSQASSATVGNNTEVEEVVPLGPAVIHLEKNQVSVEGTNETDVEAEEDSELLVVPLKEAWPPDEDWETDVEEDRSSTGTNVRKSQLWAEGDTKTEQATAVLEQESALEMGAQGGSPVAQVEQVVVHPGTLGEPILAQRKGVQIPTGRERKAHRGVTKDSKDSCDDPEDLDLQATQSFVERENQSLEAVQSLEDEPTQAFPFTLPQEPSPSHCRFQTPGTLDEPWEVLATQPFCPKEFEISEPQPIATHLEAHGSCQSPPRATTRDQHPESPVHTEPLGIQGKGMQTMEKDMGTPKRTAERVPPERGLSEREIQEQSPDREKEDVMGEEELTRVIQGREQKQVLAKDTKTQESANMVKSVTPKRDRESSKIEMELSKEIQEKEMEKQILTRKIFGRKVEKPVPDRECKPDGLEVTLVRGEVDGGIQDQKGQATSPTQESGVEAEDLQGFKIVSGNQSGEGRGALVSPRRQQRGHLNCMMPPAEKASWGAPESPDACLPPAVPEASAPPQRPFTSQSPNHPVPQPLLPPSPPSSEPPISRTRHNRSLEISETPPSSELEAFHPKHNIRPRRRSSRMTPSPLSSTPTTPTDQPITPEPTSQATWGRTRRSSVKTLESVVPIATKLHPSTSTVQPVIPKCLSRVTRGKTNRFSVKIPEPVVPTGPELHPSTSTVQPVIPEPTTQASRGRTRRSSVNSPESVVPTASHLQPSISTDHPVTSKRTSRASRDHPVTPKPTSRVTWGRTNRSSVKTPEPVVPTGPELQLSTSAVQSVTPKPMTRAAWGRACKSSIETPKSVEPKTPDLEPPGSTDQPVIPEAVAQHETVKSLSLSSAPVLTAPQFQSPIATAQPVSLEPIPQASCSRRQRAARKHSSLTPPISNKLPSAPPQPKSRSLRIQRQGALRAAESLGTIPEPSFPQCPELPTHAPQIQKVKVAGTSGFTPEPQPKASQIRKRSSATMDSPPLQKRSQREVSQKTVFPKEEEDAMERPRKEEDVVIPGPGKRKRDQAEEKSKGIPSRGLRRTKPNQESAAPKTKPPQVLFTGIMDARGERAVLALGGSLAGSVTEASHLVTDRIRRTVKFLCALGKGIPILSLDWLHQSRKAGHFLPPDEYVVTDPEQEKNFGFRLRDALSRAQERRLLEGYEIHVTPGVQPPPPQMGEIISCCGGTVLSNMPRSYKPQRVVITCPQDFPRCSIPSRLGLPLLSPEFLLTGVLKQEAKPEDFVLSSLEISST from the exons ATTTCCCACTATACCTTGGGAAGAACGTGATAGGCCGAAGCCCTGAGTGCACTGTGGCCCTGCCCTTTCCATCCATCTCCAAACAACATGCAGTGATTGAAATTTTGGCCTGGAACAAAGCACCTATCCTCCAGGATTGTGGGAGCCTCAATGGTACTCAAATCCTGAGACCACCTAAAGTCCTGAGCCCTGGGGTGAGTCATCGTTTGAGGGACAAGGAATTGATTCTGTTTGCTGACTTTCCATGCCAGTACCATCGCCTGGATATCCCCCTGTCCTTTGTCTCTCGGGGTCCTTTGACTGTAGAGGAAACCCCCAGGGTACAGGGAGGAACTCAACCCTCCAGGCTTATGTTGGCTGAAGACTCGGAGGAGGAAGTAG ATTTTCTTTCTGAAAGGAATGTGGTGAAAGAATCAAGGACTACGTCTTCCCCTTTACCAACAGTGGTTCCAGAAAG TGATGAAGAAGGGCCTTCTCTAGCCCCAGGTGACTCTGGGCCATCTTTTTCCGGCAACTTGGAAAGTGacacagatgaggaaaaagaTGAGCAGCCAGCAGTAGGGGAAGCCTCTTCAGCTACCAGGAAAGGTACTGCCGTGAAGGCAGAGAAGCCTGAAGCTGATAGGGTTATAATTAATATCCGGCTAGTAAAGGCTCggtcttcagttcagagacccaAGGACTCAAGAGTCAAGAGGGATGCAGGAGATGGAGTGGGTCCAGTTGGAGTGATTCTGGAGAGGAGGAGCCAACCTCCTGAAGAGGACAGTGACACTGATATGGATGAAGAGTGCAGGCCTCCTGGAAGACCAGCTGTTGTCTGTTTGGAAAGGGCCCACTCTTCTAGCTTCATGGGTAGTGATACTGATGTGGAAGAAGAAACAATCCCTGTGACCCCAGCCATAGTTCCTATGAAGAAGAAGCAGATCTTCCATGGAGTTGGTACAAGAGGTACTGAATCACCTGGCCTGGCATATCTGCAGATGAGCCTAGCTGGTAATGATACAGATGTGAAGGAGGGCGAAGCCCCACTGACTGTCCCTCTGGAGGGAAGCCAAACCTCCATGGTGATCAACAGCGATACAGATGATGAGGAAGAAGTGTCAGCAGCACTTACTTTGGCACGTCTGAAAGAGAGTGGAGCTGTTTTATGGAACAGAGACACATATGTGGAAGAGGGCAGAGCCCAACCTGTGGCCCTTCTAGAGCAAAGCCAAACTGCCTCTGGGAGAGACAGTGACACAGATATGGAGGAAGAGTGGCTCccaagggaaaagagagaaactgtCCCCAGCAGCCACACAGACGAGAATGGGACCATTGTTACAGCACAATCAGAAAAGGTCCAACCTCCCCTTGGAAATAGTGATAGTGAGGAAGCAGATGTGAGTTCACCTGGGATCCACCTGGAAAGAAGCCAGGCCTCCTCTGCCACAGTGGGCAACAACACTGAAGTGGAAGAAGTAGTCCCGCTAGGGCCAGCTGTTATCCATCTGGAAAAGAATCAGGTGTCTGTGGAGGGGACAAATGAAACAGATGTGGAAGCAGAAGAGGATTCAGAGCTGCTTGTGGTGCCTCTAAAGGAAGCCTGGCCTCCTGATGAAGACTGGGAGACAGATGTGGAAGAGGACAGGTCTTCAACAGGGACAAATGTAAGGAAGAGCCAGCTTTGGGCAGAAGGGGATACTAAGACAGAGCAGGCTACGGCTGTTCTTGAACAGGAGAGCGCTCTTGAGATGGGGGCCCAAGGTGGATCACCTGTGGCACAAGTGGAGCAGGTAGTGGTGCACCCAGGCACTCTAGGGGAGCCCATCCTGGCACAGAGAAAGGGAGTACAAATCCccacaggaagagaaagaaaagcacataGGGGCGTGACCAAGGACTCCAAGGACAGCTGTGATG ATCCTGAAGATCTGGACCTTCAAGCTACTCAGAGCTTTGTGGAGAGGGAGAATCAAAGCCTGGAAG CAGTCCAGAGCTTGGAGGATGAACCCACCCAGGCCTTCCCATTTACCCTACCCCAAGAGCCCAGCCCTTCCCATTGCAGATTTCAGACCCCAG GTACCCTGGATGAGCCTTGGGAAGTCTTGGCTACCCAGCCATTCTGTCCGAAAGAGTTTGAGATCTCTGAGCCCCAGCCCATTGCCACCCACCTTGAGGCTCATGGATCTTGCCAATCTCCACCTAGGGCAACAACTCGAGACCAGCATCCAGAGAGCCCAGTTCACACAGAGCCGTTGGGGATTCAAGGCAAAGGGATGCAGACTATGGAGAAAGATATGGGTACACCAAAAAGAACAGCAGAGAGGGTGCCCCCTGAAAGAGGGCTGTCGGAAAGGGAAATTCAGGAACAGTCACCAGACAGGGAGAAGGAAGATGTGATGGGGGAGGAAGAATTAACTAGGGTGATACAGGGCAGAGAGCAAAAACAGGTGTTAGCTAAAGACACTAAAACACAAGAGTCTGCTAACATGGTAAAAAGTGTGACTCCTAAAAGGGATAGGGAGAGTTCGAAGATAGAAATGGAGCTGTCTAAGGAaatacaagagaaagaaatggagaagcAGATACTCACAAGAAAAATATTTGGGAGAAAAGTAGAGAAACCTGTGCCAGACAGAGAGTGTAAGCCAGATGGGTTAGAAGTGACCCTGGTTAGAGGAGAGGTAGATGGAGGGATCCAGGACCAGAAAGGGCAGGCCACCAGTCCAACACAAGAGTCTGGAGTGGAGGCAGAGGACCTTCAGGGATTTAAAATAGTTTCTGGGAACCAGTCAGGTGAAGGAAGGGGAGCCCTGGTGAGCCCTAGGAGGCAGCAAAGAG GCCACTTGAATTGCATGATGCCACCTGCTGAGAAGGCTTCATGG GGTGCTCCAGAATCTCCAGATGCTTGCCTGCCTCCTGCAGTACCAGAAGCTTCAGCCCCACCCCAAAGACCCTTTACCTCTCAGAGCCCAAACCATCCTGtacctcagcctctccttcctccctctcccccttcctctgaACCACCCATTTCTAGGACTAGGCACAATAGAAGTCTGGAAATTTCAGAGACTCCCCCATCCTCAGAGTTGGAGGCTTTTCACCCAAAGCATAACATCAGGCCCCGGCGGCGATCCTCCAGGATGACGCCTTCTCCACTTTCCTCTACCCCTACCACCCCCACAGACCAGCCCATCACCCCCGAGCCCACATCTCAGGCCACTTGGGGCAGAACACGTAGGTCTTCTGTTAAAACACTCGAATCAGTTGTACCCATAGCCACTAAACTCCATCCTTCCACCTCCACAGTCCAGCCTGTCATCCCTAAGTGCTTGTCTCGAGTCACTCGGGGCAAGACAAATAGGTTCTCTGTCAAAATCCCTGAACCAGTTGTCCCCACAGGCCCTGAACTCCATCCTTCCACCTCCACAGTCCAGCCTGTCATTCCTGAGCCCACAACTCAGGCCAGTCGGGGCAGGACACGTAGGTCCTCTGTTAATTCTCCTGAATCAGTTGTCCCCACAGCCTCTCACCTCCAGCCTTCCATCTCTACAGACCATCCTGTCACCTCCAAGCGCACATCTCGAGCATCTCGGG ACCACCCTGTCACCCCCAAGCCTACATCTCGAGTCACTTGGGGTAGGACAAATAGGTCTTCTGTCAAGACCCCTGAACCAGTTGTCCCTACAGGCCCTGAACTCCAGCTTTCCACCTCTGCAGTCCAATCTGTCACCCCCAAGCCCATGACTCGGGCTGCTTGGGGTAGGGCATGTAAGTCCTCTATTGAGACTCCTAAGTCAGTTGAACCAAAAACACCAGATCTTGAGCCTCCCGGTTCCACAGACCAGCCTGTCATCCCTGAGGCTGTAGCTCAGCATGAGACAGTAAAGTCTTTATCCCTAAGTTCTGCCCCAGTTCTCACTGCCCCTCAATTCCAGTCTCCTATTGCCACAGCCCAGCCTGTTTCTCTTGAACCCATTCCTCAAGCCAGTTGCAGCAGGAGACAGAGGGCTGCTAGGAAGCACAGCTCCCTCACACCTCCCATTAGTAACAAGCTGCCTTCTGCACCCCCTCAACCTAAGTCCCGATCCTTGAGGATCCAAAGACAAGGAGCACTGAGAGCAGCTGAGTCTCTTGGCACCATTCCTGAACCTTCCTTTCCCCAATGTCCTGAGCTACCCACTCATGCTCCCCAGATCCAAAAGGTAAAAGTAGCAGGTACATCTGGGTTCACACCAGAGCCCCAGCCTAAGGCCTCTCAAATCCGCAAGAGGTCTTCTGCTACCATGGACTCACCCCCACTTCAAAAACGGTCCCAAAGAGAAGTCTCCCAGAAGACAGTGTTTCCCAAGGAAGAGGAAGATGCCATGGAAAGGCCAAGGAAGGAAGAG GATGTCGTGATTCCAGGACCAGGCAAAAGGAAGAGAGACCAGGCAGAGGAGAAATCCAAGGGAATACCAAGCCGTGGCCTCCGACGCACCAAGCCTAACCAAGAATCAGCAGCCCCCAAA ACCAAACCCCCACAGGTACTCTTCACAGGAATCATGGATGCTCGTGGGGAGCGGGCAGTGCTGGCACTAGGGGGGAGTTTGGCTGGCTCAGTGACAGAGGCCTCCCATCTGGTCACCGATCGAATCCGCAGGACAGTCAAGTTCTTGTGTGCCCTGGGGAAGGGGATCCCTATCCTCTCTCTGGACTGGCTACATCAG TCCCGAAAGGCTGGTCACTTCTTGCCCCCTGATGAATATGTGGTGACTGATCCTGAGCAGGAGAAGAACTTTGGCTTTAGACTTCGGGATGCCCTGAGCCGGGCTCAAGAGCGAAGGCTTCTGGAG GGCTATGAGATTCATGTGACTCCTGGAGTCCAGCCACCACCACCTCAGATGGGAGAGATCATCAGCTGCTGTGGAGGCACAGTGCTCTCCAACATGCCCCGGTCCTATAAG CCTCAGAGAGTTGTGATCACATGCCCCCAGGACTTCCCTCGCTGCTCCATCCCATCTCGGTTGGGGCTGCCCCTCCTTTCTCCTGAGTTCCTGCTGACTGGAGTCCTGAAGCAGGAAGCCAAACCAGAGGACTTTGTCCTCTCCAGCTTGGAAATATCATCCACCTGA
- the Mdc1 gene encoding mediator of DNA damage checkpoint protein 1 isoform X3, whose protein sequence is MEDTQIIDWDIEEEETEQSSESLGDSLEPVGQLRIFSGTHGPEKDFPLYLGKNVIGRSPECTVALPFPSISKQHAVIEILAWNKAPILQDCGSLNGTQILRPPKVLSPGVSHRLRDKELILFADFPCQYHRLDIPLSFVSRGPLTVEETPRVQGGTQPSRLMLAEDSEEEVDFLSERNVVKESRTTSSPLPTVVPESDEEGPSLAPGDSGPSFSGNLESDTDEEKDEQPAVGEASSATRKGTAVKAEKPEADRVIINIRLVKARSSVQRPKDSRVKRDAGDGVGPVGVILERRSQPPEEDSDTDMDEECRPPGRPAVVCLERAHSSSFMGSDTDVEEETIPVTPAIVPMKKKQIFHGVGTRGTESPGLAYLQMSLAGNDTDVKEGEAPLTVPLEGSQTSMVINSDTDDEEEVSAALTLARLKESGAVLWNRDTYVEEGRAQPVALLEQSQTASGRDSDTDMEEEWLPREKRETVPSSHTDENGTIVTAQSEKVQPPLGNSDSEEADVSSPGIHLERSQASSATVGNNTEVEEVVPLGPAVIHLEKNQVSVEGTNETDVEAEEDSELLVVPLKEAWPPDEDWETDVEEDRSSTGTNVRKSQLWAEGDTKTEQATAVLEQESALEMGAQGGSPVAQVEQVVVHPGTLGEPILAQRKGVQIPTGRERKAHRGVTKDSKDSCDDPEDLDLQATQSFVERENQSLEAVQSLEDEPTQAFPFTLPQEPSPSHCRFQTPGTLDEPWEVLATQPFCPKEFEISEPQPIATHLEAHGSCQSPPRATTRDQHPESPVHTEPLGIQGKGMQTMEKDMGTPKRTAERVPPERGLSEREIQEQSPDREKEDVMGEEELTRVIQGREQKQVLAKDTKTQESANMVKSVTPKRDRESSKIEMELSKEIQEKEMEKQILTRKIFGRKVEKPVPDRECKPDGLEVTLVRGEVDGGIQDQKGQATSPTQESGVEAEDLQGFKIVSGNQSGEGRGALVSPRRQQRGHLNCMMPPAEKASWGAPESPDACLPPAVPEASAPPQRPFTSQSPNHPVPQPLLPPSPPSSEPPISRTRHNRSLEISETPPSSELEAFHPKHNIRPRRRSSRMTPSPLSSTPTTPTDQPITPEPTSQATWGRTRRSSVKTLESVVPIATKLHPSTSTVQPVIPKCLSRVTRGKTNRFSVKIPEPVVPTGPELHPSTSTVQPVIPEPTTQASRGRTRRSSVNSPESVVPTASHLQPSISTDHPVTSKRTSRASRGRTNKSSVKTLEPVVPTGSELHPSISTDHPVTPKPTSRVTWGRTNRSSVKTPEPVVPTGPELQLSTSAVQSVTPKPMTRAAWGRACKSSIETPKSVEPKTPDLEPPGSTDQPVIPEAVAQHETVKSLSLSSAPVLTAPQFQSPIATAQPVSLEPIPQASCSRRQRAARKHSSLTPPISNKLPSAPPQPKSRSLRIQRQGALRAAESLGTIPEPSFPQCPELPTHAPQIQKVKVAGTSGFTPEPQPKASQIRKRSSATMDSPPLQKRSQREVSQKTVFPKEEEDAMERPRKEEDVVIPGPGKRKRDQAEEKSKGIPSRGLRRTKPNQESAAPKVLFTGIMDARGERAVLALGGSLAGSVTEASHLVTDRIRRTVKFLCALGKGIPILSLDWLHQSRKAGHFLPPDEYVVTDPEQEKNFGFRLRDALSRAQERRLLEGYEIHVTPGVQPPPPQMGEIISCCGGTVLSNMPRSYKPQRVVITCPQDFPRCSIPSRLGLPLLSPEFLLTGVLKQEAKPEDFVLSSLEISST, encoded by the exons ATTTCCCACTATACCTTGGGAAGAACGTGATAGGCCGAAGCCCTGAGTGCACTGTGGCCCTGCCCTTTCCATCCATCTCCAAACAACATGCAGTGATTGAAATTTTGGCCTGGAACAAAGCACCTATCCTCCAGGATTGTGGGAGCCTCAATGGTACTCAAATCCTGAGACCACCTAAAGTCCTGAGCCCTGGGGTGAGTCATCGTTTGAGGGACAAGGAATTGATTCTGTTTGCTGACTTTCCATGCCAGTACCATCGCCTGGATATCCCCCTGTCCTTTGTCTCTCGGGGTCCTTTGACTGTAGAGGAAACCCCCAGGGTACAGGGAGGAACTCAACCCTCCAGGCTTATGTTGGCTGAAGACTCGGAGGAGGAAGTAG ATTTTCTTTCTGAAAGGAATGTGGTGAAAGAATCAAGGACTACGTCTTCCCCTTTACCAACAGTGGTTCCAGAAAG TGATGAAGAAGGGCCTTCTCTAGCCCCAGGTGACTCTGGGCCATCTTTTTCCGGCAACTTGGAAAGTGacacagatgaggaaaaagaTGAGCAGCCAGCAGTAGGGGAAGCCTCTTCAGCTACCAGGAAAGGTACTGCCGTGAAGGCAGAGAAGCCTGAAGCTGATAGGGTTATAATTAATATCCGGCTAGTAAAGGCTCggtcttcagttcagagacccaAGGACTCAAGAGTCAAGAGGGATGCAGGAGATGGAGTGGGTCCAGTTGGAGTGATTCTGGAGAGGAGGAGCCAACCTCCTGAAGAGGACAGTGACACTGATATGGATGAAGAGTGCAGGCCTCCTGGAAGACCAGCTGTTGTCTGTTTGGAAAGGGCCCACTCTTCTAGCTTCATGGGTAGTGATACTGATGTGGAAGAAGAAACAATCCCTGTGACCCCAGCCATAGTTCCTATGAAGAAGAAGCAGATCTTCCATGGAGTTGGTACAAGAGGTACTGAATCACCTGGCCTGGCATATCTGCAGATGAGCCTAGCTGGTAATGATACAGATGTGAAGGAGGGCGAAGCCCCACTGACTGTCCCTCTGGAGGGAAGCCAAACCTCCATGGTGATCAACAGCGATACAGATGATGAGGAAGAAGTGTCAGCAGCACTTACTTTGGCACGTCTGAAAGAGAGTGGAGCTGTTTTATGGAACAGAGACACATATGTGGAAGAGGGCAGAGCCCAACCTGTGGCCCTTCTAGAGCAAAGCCAAACTGCCTCTGGGAGAGACAGTGACACAGATATGGAGGAAGAGTGGCTCccaagggaaaagagagaaactgtCCCCAGCAGCCACACAGACGAGAATGGGACCATTGTTACAGCACAATCAGAAAAGGTCCAACCTCCCCTTGGAAATAGTGATAGTGAGGAAGCAGATGTGAGTTCACCTGGGATCCACCTGGAAAGAAGCCAGGCCTCCTCTGCCACAGTGGGCAACAACACTGAAGTGGAAGAAGTAGTCCCGCTAGGGCCAGCTGTTATCCATCTGGAAAAGAATCAGGTGTCTGTGGAGGGGACAAATGAAACAGATGTGGAAGCAGAAGAGGATTCAGAGCTGCTTGTGGTGCCTCTAAAGGAAGCCTGGCCTCCTGATGAAGACTGGGAGACAGATGTGGAAGAGGACAGGTCTTCAACAGGGACAAATGTAAGGAAGAGCCAGCTTTGGGCAGAAGGGGATACTAAGACAGAGCAGGCTACGGCTGTTCTTGAACAGGAGAGCGCTCTTGAGATGGGGGCCCAAGGTGGATCACCTGTGGCACAAGTGGAGCAGGTAGTGGTGCACCCAGGCACTCTAGGGGAGCCCATCCTGGCACAGAGAAAGGGAGTACAAATCCccacaggaagagaaagaaaagcacataGGGGCGTGACCAAGGACTCCAAGGACAGCTGTGATG ATCCTGAAGATCTGGACCTTCAAGCTACTCAGAGCTTTGTGGAGAGGGAGAATCAAAGCCTGGAAG CAGTCCAGAGCTTGGAGGATGAACCCACCCAGGCCTTCCCATTTACCCTACCCCAAGAGCCCAGCCCTTCCCATTGCAGATTTCAGACCCCAG GTACCCTGGATGAGCCTTGGGAAGTCTTGGCTACCCAGCCATTCTGTCCGAAAGAGTTTGAGATCTCTGAGCCCCAGCCCATTGCCACCCACCTTGAGGCTCATGGATCTTGCCAATCTCCACCTAGGGCAACAACTCGAGACCAGCATCCAGAGAGCCCAGTTCACACAGAGCCGTTGGGGATTCAAGGCAAAGGGATGCAGACTATGGAGAAAGATATGGGTACACCAAAAAGAACAGCAGAGAGGGTGCCCCCTGAAAGAGGGCTGTCGGAAAGGGAAATTCAGGAACAGTCACCAGACAGGGAGAAGGAAGATGTGATGGGGGAGGAAGAATTAACTAGGGTGATACAGGGCAGAGAGCAAAAACAGGTGTTAGCTAAAGACACTAAAACACAAGAGTCTGCTAACATGGTAAAAAGTGTGACTCCTAAAAGGGATAGGGAGAGTTCGAAGATAGAAATGGAGCTGTCTAAGGAaatacaagagaaagaaatggagaagcAGATACTCACAAGAAAAATATTTGGGAGAAAAGTAGAGAAACCTGTGCCAGACAGAGAGTGTAAGCCAGATGGGTTAGAAGTGACCCTGGTTAGAGGAGAGGTAGATGGAGGGATCCAGGACCAGAAAGGGCAGGCCACCAGTCCAACACAAGAGTCTGGAGTGGAGGCAGAGGACCTTCAGGGATTTAAAATAGTTTCTGGGAACCAGTCAGGTGAAGGAAGGGGAGCCCTGGTGAGCCCTAGGAGGCAGCAAAGAG GCCACTTGAATTGCATGATGCCACCTGCTGAGAAGGCTTCATGG GGTGCTCCAGAATCTCCAGATGCTTGCCTGCCTCCTGCAGTACCAGAAGCTTCAGCCCCACCCCAAAGACCCTTTACCTCTCAGAGCCCAAACCATCCTGtacctcagcctctccttcctccctctcccccttcctctgaACCACCCATTTCTAGGACTAGGCACAATAGAAGTCTGGAAATTTCAGAGACTCCCCCATCCTCAGAGTTGGAGGCTTTTCACCCAAAGCATAACATCAGGCCCCGGCGGCGATCCTCCAGGATGACGCCTTCTCCACTTTCCTCTACCCCTACCACCCCCACAGACCAGCCCATCACCCCCGAGCCCACATCTCAGGCCACTTGGGGCAGAACACGTAGGTCTTCTGTTAAAACACTCGAATCAGTTGTACCCATAGCCACTAAACTCCATCCTTCCACCTCCACAGTCCAGCCTGTCATCCCTAAGTGCTTGTCTCGAGTCACTCGGGGCAAGACAAATAGGTTCTCTGTCAAAATCCCTGAACCAGTTGTCCCCACAGGCCCTGAACTCCATCCTTCCACCTCCACAGTCCAGCCTGTCATTCCTGAGCCCACAACTCAGGCCAGTCGGGGCAGGACACGTAGGTCCTCTGTTAATTCTCCTGAATCAGTTGTCCCCACAGCCTCTCACCTCCAGCCTTCCATCTCTACAGACCATCCTGTCACCTCCAAGCGCACATCTCGAGCATCTCGGGGTAGGACAAATAAGTCCTCTGTTAAGACCCTTGAACCAGTTGTCCCCACAGGCTCTGAACTCCATCCTTCTATCTCCACAGACCACCCTGTCACCCCCAAGCCTACATCTCGAGTCACTTGGGGTAGGACAAATAGGTCTTCTGTCAAGACCCCTGAACCAGTTGTCCCTACAGGCCCTGAACTCCAGCTTTCCACCTCTGCAGTCCAATCTGTCACCCCCAAGCCCATGACTCGGGCTGCTTGGGGTAGGGCATGTAAGTCCTCTATTGAGACTCCTAAGTCAGTTGAACCAAAAACACCAGATCTTGAGCCTCCCGGTTCCACAGACCAGCCTGTCATCCCTGAGGCTGTAGCTCAGCATGAGACAGTAAAGTCTTTATCCCTAAGTTCTGCCCCAGTTCTCACTGCCCCTCAATTCCAGTCTCCTATTGCCACAGCCCAGCCTGTTTCTCTTGAACCCATTCCTCAAGCCAGTTGCAGCAGGAGACAGAGGGCTGCTAGGAAGCACAGCTCCCTCACACCTCCCATTAGTAACAAGCTGCCTTCTGCACCCCCTCAACCTAAGTCCCGATCCTTGAGGATCCAAAGACAAGGAGCACTGAGAGCAGCTGAGTCTCTTGGCACCATTCCTGAACCTTCCTTTCCCCAATGTCCTGAGCTACCCACTCATGCTCCCCAGATCCAAAAGGTAAAAGTAGCAGGTACATCTGGGTTCACACCAGAGCCCCAGCCTAAGGCCTCTCAAATCCGCAAGAGGTCTTCTGCTACCATGGACTCACCCCCACTTCAAAAACGGTCCCAAAGAGAAGTCTCCCAGAAGACAGTGTTTCCCAAGGAAGAGGAAGATGCCATGGAAAGGCCAAGGAAGGAAGAG GATGTCGTGATTCCAGGACCAGGCAAAAGGAAGAGAGACCAGGCAGAGGAGAAATCCAAGGGAATACCAAGCCGTGGCCTCCGACGCACCAAGCCTAACCAAGAATCAGCAGCCCCCAAA GTACTCTTCACAGGAATCATGGATGCTCGTGGGGAGCGGGCAGTGCTGGCACTAGGGGGGAGTTTGGCTGGCTCAGTGACAGAGGCCTCCCATCTGGTCACCGATCGAATCCGCAGGACAGTCAAGTTCTTGTGTGCCCTGGGGAAGGGGATCCCTATCCTCTCTCTGGACTGGCTACATCAG TCCCGAAAGGCTGGTCACTTCTTGCCCCCTGATGAATATGTGGTGACTGATCCTGAGCAGGAGAAGAACTTTGGCTTTAGACTTCGGGATGCCCTGAGCCGGGCTCAAGAGCGAAGGCTTCTGGAG GGCTATGAGATTCATGTGACTCCTGGAGTCCAGCCACCACCACCTCAGATGGGAGAGATCATCAGCTGCTGTGGAGGCACAGTGCTCTCCAACATGCCCCGGTCCTATAAG CCTCAGAGAGTTGTGATCACATGCCCCCAGGACTTCCCTCGCTGCTCCATCCCATCTCGGTTGGGGCTGCCCCTCCTTTCTCCTGAGTTCCTGCTGACTGGAGTCCTGAAGCAGGAAGCCAAACCAGAGGACTTTGTCCTCTCCAGCTTGGAAATATCATCCACCTGA